Genomic window (Candidatus Woesearchaeota archaeon):
ATTTATACGCGTGGCGCACGCCTTGCCTCGCGACTTCGCCACACTTTTTTAAGTGCCCGGTGAAGAAGCGCCACGTCTTGGCCCTCGCCCCTGGTATCTTTCCAGATATGAGGATTTCAACACCGAGCGCGCCTGCATTCATCACTTCCGTCATGGCTCTGTGACCGATTCCTTTGAAGCGCTTCGTCCCGAACCGCTCCAAAGAATTTACAATCATTTCAGCAATGATGTTTGCATCGAGCGAAATGTTCTCGACCTCTTCAATCTCAATTTGCGGATTTTCAAAATCAAACCTCTTTTTGAGTTGCGCTGTCAAGTTGGCAATGTTCGCCCCGGCCCTTCCAACGACAAGACCCGGCCTCGAAGCGGAAACAATGATTTTTTCTCCCAACGGCGTTCTCTGTAGTTTCACTTGGCTAAGTCCTGCCCTGCTTAGCGTTTCTTCAATAAACTCCTTTACTTGAAACTCCCTTATGTTTTGCTTGACAAATTTACGCTCAATCATTGCTTCACCGACTCTTCTTGACTTTTTTCACTTTCTTTTTTCGCTTCTTTACCCGCTCCCTTCCCTTCTTTCTTATCGTCCTTCTTTTGCACAGCGCCGGTCTTCTTCTCTTTCAAGCCTTCCGGCTTCTTTTCGGCTTGCGAAGTGCTTTTCTGCCTGCGCGGCTTTTCTTTCTTCCCAGGCGCCTCCTTCACCACGACCTCGACATGGGTGCGCTTCATCTCGCGCCCGCGATGACGACCATACCTGAGCGGCCTTGCAGCCTTATGTGCGCACACGTGAACGACAACGAGCTCAGAGGACAGGCCTTTTTGCTGAGCATTGCTCTCTACTTGGCGAAGCAACTTCAACAACGCACCGGCGGCCTTCACCGGGAACTTGCCCATTCCAACGCCGGGCTTATGCCCCGCCCCTTCGGAAAACCGTGTGAATGGCACCGCCTCTTCACGAACACGGACACGCTCGAGCGCCGCCTTCGCCTTCGAAAGGGGTTTGCCACGCAGAAACCTGCACAACTCCACCGCTTGCTTCGTCGAAACAGGCAGGTCACGTCCCAGCGCCCTCGCACAAGACGAGAGGTCTCCGTGAAATGCGTACTTGTTCTTCATCACCTACCACCTACTTACCGTAACGTGCTCTCCGGCCCGCGCCATCAACGACCGGCCCGCTCCGCTCTTGGTTTTTTCGGTTTTTTCCTTGCTCATTTCCTTGCTCGTAACAACTTCCTCGTTCATTATGACCTTTCCTTTTTATCGCACACTAATTGCTGCGCTCGACCTCGTCGCTCCGACACCGGGCGCGCTGTGCTTAATCGTTTTTCTCGTCAGGGCAAATTCGCCAAGGCGGTGCCCAATCATCTCCTCTTGAATCCTGACAGGAATAAACTCCTTCCCGTTGTAAACATGAACTGTCTTTCCCACCATTTCGGGAAGAATAATCATTGCTCGAAGATGCGTCCTCACATTATCCCTCTTACGAATCTTTTCCCGAAGCTTTTTCTCCTGCTCGCTCAACCCTCTTTGCAAACTCCTTCTCTGCCGAGAAGGCACTAGCTTGACAAACTCATCAAATGAGAGTTTTTGCAACTCTTGCAACGTTAAACCCCTGTACGTAAATTCCTTTCTTGCCATTAGACACCACTCGCACCTATTGCTTTCATTGCTTTCCTCTCTTTCTTCCACTCCTCCTGGGGCGAATCATGCCGACTTTTCTCCCTGGCGGCGCGTTCGCAGGAGCCGGCTTCGCATGCGACTTTCTCGACGTTCGCTTATTCCCAAACGGGTGGTTCACCGCGTTCTGCGAAGAGCCCCCTATGATAGGGTATTTCATATTCTTTGCCCTTGCCTTGTGAAACGCGGCGCCCGCCTTCAGCAATGGCTTGTCCTTCCTTCCGCCGCCCGCTGCGACGCCAAGCACTGCTCTGCAGCGCGCATCGAGCACTTTTCTCTTCTTCGACGGAAGCGCGATAATAATCTTCCCCTCTGACTTCGTCACGATCCGAGCAGACGAGCCAGACGAACGGCAAAACTTCCCGCCGTCACCTGGGCGAAGCTCAATGCTGTGGACTGGCACGCCTTCAGGAATGAGGGAGAGCGGCAACACGTTTCCTGCCTTGAATATTGCTTCTTGTTCAGCAGCGTCAGCGAGAGGAGCGCTGCCATCGCCTTCGTGAATATACACTTCATCACCTACTTTCACCCCCTCAGACGCGACCACGAGCACATACGACTTATCCTCGTACTGCACCGCGGCGAGCGGCGCAGAGTGCGCCTGACATTTCAAAAGATGAGTTACAACGCCCTTTCCGCCCTGGAAGTAGCCCACCGCTCCTTTAAAGCGAAAGCTCGGTCTGCGATACGTGGGGCTTCCCTTCCCCCTTTTTTGCTGAATGAGGCTCTTTCCCATTTTTCTTCAACCGCGTTTTGGTTTTTTTTCGTTGGAGTCTCTTTGGACAGTAACCTTTCCACGCTTCCTCGACTACTACATCATGCCAAGCCTTGTCGCGAGATCGATTGCTTGCACCTCAGGCGCGAATTTAACAAAGGCGCGCTTCCTTCCTTTCGCGTCACGAACGGTGTTCACCTTCGCAACCTTCACGGAAAACAAATCTTCAATTGCTTCTTTTATCGCCTGCTTCGTTGATGACTTGTCAACAACGAACACCAATGTGTTCTCAGACTCCATCAACCGCATAGCCTTCTCCGTCGTGAGCGGATGCTGAATTCGTGCTTCTTCTTTCTTTTTCTTCACCGCAGCATCTTGCGATCCTTCCGCTCCAGCATCCTTTTGATTTTGACTCATGCTCCTGCAACCTCGCCTTGTTCCCTCGTCAGCTTCTTAGCCGTCCCGCCTTGTTTCTTGACAGAACGTTTCGGCTTCGCATCACGTGAGCGCGACTCTTGCTGCCCGGGGTCATCGCCGGCACGCGTTGTAGCACCGCCCGTGAGGGCCTTGAGGAGTCGCGCCTTCAAAGACGAGGCAGTGCCCTGGAACAAGCCCTCCTTTTCCAAGCGCTCAAGCGCCTTTTTCGTGAACAACGTCAACCTCCCGGGGTGAGCTCCGGGAGCGAGGACTTGCGCATTCAGTTCGTGCACAGCACAAACATCCACGCCCGGTATGTTTCTTGCCGCCTTCACCAAGGGACATGGCCCGGACACTACGATCAAGACGCTCTTCGCCACAGCATACCTTCTGCCACGCAACTTGCCCTTCCCCGCCCTTGTTTTACGAACACAACGCTCCAAATCACCTCCGAACCCGAGGTTCTTCAACACAGCAATCGCTTCCTTCGTCGTTTTGACCTGCTCAAAACGATCTTCTACACCGAAAGGAAAGCCTTTAGGAACGCGGTGGCCTCTCGCTTCCACCACGTCCTTCTCCACAGTCGCGGCGAGGGCTGAACGAATGGCTTTTCGCCGCTCAGCAACGTTCACCTTCTGCCCCCACTCTTTCTCCGGCTTAGGAGGATGCGCTCTGCGACCGCCCACAGTATTAGGAGCGAGAGCCCCCACCCAGCCGAACCGCGTCCCGGACCTGCTGAGAATCTTTCGCGGCGTCCTCGAAATTCCAAAGCCGTACGACCCGCGATAATGCCTGCGTCGCTTGGACAAATCAGTTGTGTGCCGCTTCCCTGCCTGATCGTACGCGCCGTACTTCTGCCTCGCGTTTGCCTGCGCAGCCAAAACAGCCCTCCTAATCAAGTCAGGCCTGACCTGCTCTGCAAACTGCCTGGGTAAGGGAATTTCACCGGCGCGTCCCTGCGCCATTGACATAATCGTCAGTTTTTCAACCTTCACGTTTCTTCACCAATTGCCTTCCTTACCTCTCAAACCACAACACTCCTTCACTACACCCCTTGCTGTGACTCAACGGACACGGCCACGACGACGTGCTCAGGTTTTTTTTGCATCGTGCGCTGGGCATGCGTAAGCGTAATCAACCGCTTCTTCGGTCCTTGCACAGAACCCCGAACCAGCAAGTACGGGCCCTGAACAAAGCCATAACCGACAAAACCCCCTTTCGGGTTCACATCGGCAGGATTGTCAGCAATCTTGTAAATGATGTTGTTAAACTGCGTCCTGGTATGAAAACCCGTCTGGCCGGCCTGAGCCACTCGATACATGATATGGCCCTGCCCGCTCCAAGGACCAAGCGATCCAGGCACCCTCCTGCCCTTCTCCGACTTGTGATGCTTCAGACCAATACCAAAACGCTTTACCGGACCTTGAAAGCCCTTTCCCTTCGTTACTGCATGAGCATCAACAACATCCCCTTCCTTGAAGACTTCCCCGACACTCAACGGCGTCGTGAGATGTTCTTTAATGTAGGCAAGCTGCTCTGCCGGCCCGCCTCCCAAACGCAACTCTGCCACGTCAGGCGTCTTTTTGCCAAAACCGGTCAGCTTTGGCTGCGTGTGCACGAGGATGGTAAAGAACGCAAACGACGCAGGATCCAATGCTTCAACATCTTTTACACTCGCCCCCTTCTTGACCTCGACACGACGGTCGAGCAACTTGTCCGTTCGAAAAAGCACTTCCTTCGCAACGCGCAAACCATACCCTTCCCGAACGTAGCCGCGAACACCAAAAATCTTCAATGGCGGGCACTCCAAAACCGTGACAGGAACTTGAAGCGTCTCGCCTTTCAAGTGAGACGTCTTCTTCTGCTCAGTAACCATCACGTGCGTCATCCCTGCCTTGTACACAGGAAACCCTAACGGCCGAGCATCAGAGGCAAATTTCTCAACAGGCCATGAGCGCACTCTTGCTGTCGCTCGCTTTGCACGCTTGCGCGGCCACACCTGCATACTGCCGAATCGTGGTTGATGCTTTTTAGGCATAGGGAGTTATCCTCCAGCCCCTCTCCCGCCAGCAATCTTCTCTCCGCCCGGCACTCGCCGACCAAAACCCCCCTGAACGCGTAAGCGCTGAGGGCAGGCACACGATAACCGTACAGGCGCCGTGCAGGGCGCATACGAACGTTCCGCCGCCACAACAAAAAACGCCACGGCACGCAGATACCACACATACCACGTGCAGCCGATCTGCCGATCCACACGGATACGTGCTCACGACGGTATTCGTGCTCTCTCAAGCCATGACGCCGTTCCAGGACAGCCACGGGTGAGGATCGACGGCTTCAAACCTGCTCGTCGCGCCTCTCCCCGCACCTCCTCCCTCGGAACTTTCGGCACCGAAACTTCTTACTGCGGGTAAGGCTTGCTTCTTAAAGGCCTCTTGAGGGCTTCGTCCAAGAAAACTCTTCTGGACTCCGCCTTTTCAGGCCAATTTTCGAAGGAATCCACTCTTGATTGCTTCGAAACGCGTCAGACGCGAAGCAACCAGAAACCCAAACCTCTTTATAAGCCTTTCTGACGAAACAGCTATGCAATACCGCCAAGCAAAACACTCAACTCGGCCCTCCTGCTCGACACGGCTCCGCGTGCTGAGCCAAGACCGAAACAGGAACAACAAAAAGAACGAAAAACCCCCTCTACCTTGTCAATTCTTCAATTTCAGCAATCATTGCAAAAAGAATACGGAGAACTGCACTCATAACACACTTTCATAACGCTTAAATTACCATTAATTTACAACAGGTATGGTAAGCAACCTCTCCGAACTCGAAATTCTCAACACACGCTCAACGCACGACATCACAACACACAACACAACCACGTCAACAAACCAACCACCGTAAAACAAAAACACCATGCAACAAAACACCCACAACAACACTCTCATCGGCCGAGCCCCGCCTTTCCTCACACTCCTCATCCTCTCCGGGATCCTCTTCCTCGTCTTCATCGCTTTCGCTGGCAAAAACCAAACACAACACAGACGCGTGGAACCAACAACAAACAAAACAGCCTTGAAGGCCGGCGTCACGGCAACCGCCACCTTCGCGGGCGGATGCTTTTGGTGCATGGAACCTCCTTTTGAAAACCTCCCCGGCGTCATCAGCGTCACGTCAGGCTTCGCGGGAGGAACAACACCCAACCCCTCCTACAAAGATGTTTCTTCAGGAAAAACAGGCCACGTTGAAGCAATCCAAGTAACCTACGACCCGACCGTCGTTTCTTACGAAAAACTCCTCGACGTGTTCTGGCGCCAAATAGACCCGACAGACCCTGGCGGCCAGTTCGCAGACCGAGGAGCACAATACGCCACCGCCATTTTCTACCACACAGAAGAGCAACGCAAACAAGCGCAAAAAAGCAAGAGCGCCATCCAGGCATCAGGGAGATTCACCAAACCCGTCGCGACCCGTATCGAGCCCTACACCACGTTCTACCCTGCCGAAGAATACCATCAAGACTACTACAAAAAAAACCCGCTTCGCTACAAAACATACCGCTACTTCTCAGGACGAGACAACTACCTCCAAAAAAAATGGAAGAACACGACAACCCCCGCCGCCGAACCTGACAACACACCACCAAAACAAGGAAGCAACATAACACCCGCTACCTACGATACCCGCCACCTGAGCCCCCTCCAATACCACGTCACGCAAGAAGACGGCACAGAACCCGCCTTCAACAACCCCTACTGGAACAACAAAGCAGAAGGCATCTACGTCGACATCGTCTCAGGAGAGCCACTCTTTAGCTCAACGGACAAATTCGACTCCGGCACAGGATGGCCGAGCTTCACCAAACCCATCCACGAAGACGCAATCACTACACGAAAAGACTTTAAACTCCTCCTCCCCCGAACAGAGGTGCGCAGCAAACTCGCAAACAGCCACCTCGGCCACGTCTTCAACGACGGCCCGGCACCCACTGGCAAGCGCTACTGCATAAACAGCGCCGCGCTCCGCTTCATACCCAAAGAAAAACTAAAAGAAGAAGGCTATACCACATACCTTTCCCTCTTCACAACAAACAAGACCGCAACAACCAAGACGACACAACCCAACCGAGAACAAGCATGAAAACGAAAAAAACAAAACGAACACGCTCCGAGCCGAGCACCCGCAAAGAACCGCGCATCGGCCTCGCCCTTGGCTCCGGCGGTGCCAAAGGCATCTCGCAAGTCGGCGTGATCCAAGTCCTCCAAGAACACAACATCCCCATTCACGCCATTGCCGGCGTCAGCGCCGGCGCCATCGTTGGAGCCTACCTCGCCATTCACGGCTCAATTGACGGATTCGAAGACGCGCTCCACCGCATCTCCAAACACGAACTCCTCAAACTTATCGACTTCTCCAAACCCAACAGAGCCCTCTTCGCGGGCAAAAAAGTAGAACGCTACCTCGCAACGCTCCTCGGAGACCACGACTTCGACAACCTCACCATCCCGCTCTGGATCGTCGCGACCGACATGCTCGAAGGAAAAGAAGTCTGGCTCAAAACAGGCAGCGTCAACCAAGCCATCCGCGCCAGCATCAGCCTCCCCGGAATCTTTCCGCCGCACGCATACAACAACACACTCTACCTCGACGGAGGACTCATCAACCCAACACCCGTCAGCACGATTAAAGCAATGGGTGCAGACATCGTCATCGCCATCGACCACACCATGCGTACGGCAACACCCATTTCAAAACCAAACCTCTTCACCACCCTCGCCAGATCCTACGAGATCATCAGAACAGAAATGACCAAACTCAAAATCGGGCAAGACCCGTACACCATCCTCATCCGAATCCAAAAAAACAACCTCTTTGACACCTACCGATTCTACAAAAACGAATTCATCGAGGAAGGCATCAAGGAAGGACAAGCACACATAGAGGCCATCAAGCAAGCAATAGCTGCCTGGCAACAACGCCACACCAAAACACTCCGGCAACGGAAAAAGAAACTGAAGAACAAGAACACATCGTGAACAGCACGAGGAGAAGCACGAAAGCCACACACTATCGGCGCTCCGCTTCCTTGTTCTTCGGCCCGCTCACGCTCTCAGCCGAGCCCAACTGAGAAGAACGGCCCCGCCGCTTTCTCGACCCTGAAGAAAAACTGCCTGCCTTTTTCTTTGCATACGCAAGCGGGTTCTTCACCCGTGCACAAAGAGCGTCAGGCTTGCACACTCCCAAATCCTCGTAAAACGATCGGCAACTTGGCGGAGGAACCACTTCTCGCCGCTGATGATAGCGCAAGTGACCTTTCAGCAGCACCTCGCGAAGCGGCTCAGCATTCTTCCCGTTCCACACGCGCAAACGCTCCTCAACCTCCTCCAGCGACCACCCCGCCCCGCGCAAAAAATTCGTCAAGGCAAACAACGCTCGCTTCCGCCCATCCTGCACCCCCGCAAGCAAAGCAGCGATGCACGGAGGAAAAAACTCCTCCCCTATCGCGTCTTCAGGCAAATCAAAGCGCCTCGCCACGCGGGAACCGCTCTCTTCTTCCAATTGACTCCGCGCCGCTGCGAAGTCAAATGCACGGGCAAGGAGATCGGCCGCTTCCCCACGCACTGCGCGGTCCTTATCAAGGAACACTCTCGTCGTTTCGACGGCCTCCGGCCGCGCGCGATCCCTCTCGAAAACGAGAACCTCCTTCGGGTCAATAGGCAAGGAAACCAAGCCGGACTTCTCGTGAAGCGAATAGGGCATACGAAACAAGTGGCGAGAAGAAACCACAAGCGCATCCACCTGCAACAACGCATCAACATCAACAGTCTTTATCGCGTCACCCTTTCCACAAGAACAAGGAGAACGTGGCGCAGCAAAACGCGCCATCACCTCATTGCACGTTTCACACACCACCCTATCAGACTTTTGCCGAAGACGCACGCTCCCTCCACACGAAGGACACACGTAATCCCACTGCTCCCCCCTCCTCATCAACTTGTCCAAGCAAGACGCGCACCGCTCCACCACGAACGACTCAATCGGAGCACCCATCAGACGAGAAAGCTCAACCTTACTATACCGCAGCTTGCCCGCAAAGACCACATCACTCCCCTCCTCCCTCGTCAAACGAGCACTGACTACGTCCAACAAAAACGCCGTCACGCGACGCGGGGCTTCAGGAAAAAGACTGCTTGTCGGGACGCGCTGCACGTTCTGCGGAAACGCTTCAAACGGCACGCCGACATGAAATCCCTTATTCCCAGAAAACTTGCAAGAAAGAGAAGAAACACCCTCCAACGCGAGCGCCTCCATTATAAGAAAGGCCGAAAGCTTAGCAAGCTCCCACGACTTCGCATCGATGTCCACCACGAAGTCCCAGCCAATCCTCAGCGCATCAAGCTCGCGCTTGGACATTCCCGTCCGGATCTGCAAAGGGTTACGCCAACGTTCTTCAGAACAATGAAAGGACGTTGCCCGCTTCACTGCCAGGGCCAACACGTCTGCAGGATAAAACAACGCGTCCGGCCTCTTCCCAAACCCGTCGCCAAAACGAACGCCCACTTCCCTATCCTGTGCGTGGTGCACCAACGCTTCACGAACATCGTCCCGCTTGTAATATGAAAGCGTCGTACTAATGTGCATACACCCAGGAAAATGAAAGAATTATAAATGCTTACCTCCTTTTTCAAGACCGCCTCACAAAAAAAGGCGGTTTTGAACCCAAAAAAAAGCCTTTTGGTGACGTCTGAACGGCGCGATTCGCTAAACCCGCCATCCAAGAAAACACCAGTATACAACCCTGATTTGTCCCCTATGCCCCTCTCAACAAAAACTCCTGCTATTTTGCGCCGCGCAAGCAAAAACACGAACCGCCTCGTCATTGGCTCAACCGAAACGAACACAGACCTCCTCTACCTCGCCAAAACCCCCATACCGAGCAGGGCTCTGCTTCTACACACAAGACAGCGAACATACCTTGCCGTTCCCCGCCTCGAATTCGAACGCGTCAAAAAAAGCGCGCCGAACAACATACGCGTTCTGTGCACTGACGACGTCTCCCCTTCACCAGAACCGCTTGAAACCACCGCGCTCCGCCTTCTGCAGCGCCTCCGCATCCGCTCAGTCACCATCCAGCACGACGCCCCGGCGATGGTATACCTCACGCTTGCCAACGCACACGTGCGCGTCGGCCTTGCACGACACCTCTTCCCCGAACGAAGCAAAAAAAACAGGGAGGAGATCGCCGCTATGCGCCACGCGGGCAAAGCAGCACGGCAAGCAATACAAAACGCGACACGAACCATCGCCAACGCAAAAATAAGAAGAGGCGTTCTTCAGTTGAAAGGAAGCACGTTGACCAGCGAAGACATCAAGCGCAACATTCGCTCCACGCTCTTCTCTCTAGGATGCTACGCGACGAGCATCATCGTCAGTTGCGGAAGCGACACCTCCCACCCCCACCATGAAGGAAGCGGCCCGCTCAAGCCCAACGAGCCCATCATCATTGACGTCTACCCCCGCCACAGCAAAACAAAATATTGGGCAGACACCACCAGGACTGTCGTGTACGGAACGCCCAGCCCGCAACTCGTGGCCATGCACCGCGCAGTGCTACGCGCGTATCAGCAAGGGGTAGCAATGCTCAAACCAGGAACACCGACGCGAGCTATCGACGCCGCCGTGAGAACAGTACTGGAACAAGAAGGATTTGCCACAAGCAAAACCCAAGGATTCATCCACAGCACAGGCCACGGCGTCGGCCTTGACCTGCACGAAGCCCCCTTCATCTCCCCTCGCAGCAACGAACGTCTCAGTGAAGGCAACGTCGTCACCGTCGAGCCTGGGCTCTACTACCACGCCAGCGGGGGCGTACGAATTGAAAACACCTTCCTTGTTACAAAGAACGGAGCCGTCAACCTCACAAACACCCCTACCACGCTTCAAAGACTACCCGGCAACACGCTTGCTTCGAAAACCTTTTGAACAAAAACCTCTCTTCACAAAAAAGAAAAACAAAGAGCATTACAAAAAAAACAGAAAAAATATATTTCAACAAAAAAAAACACTCTTTAAAAACACGCTTTAAAGAACGCAACCCCTGCAGGAGGAAGGCAAGCACGATACCAACACCAATAACGGCACAATGGCAAAACCCCTCACCACCTTATTCACCCTCGCATTCATCACGTTCCTTGGCGGCGTACTTCTCTTCCTTCTCTACACCCTCTTTGGCTCTCGAGGCGCCTACTTCGGAATTGCAGGCATCCTCCTCATGATCTTTCTCAGCCTCAGCTACGTCGTCAATTATCACCGACCATGACAACACTTTTAAATAGGTGCACTCCCTTTCCCCTCACATGATCATCGCCTACATCCTCATTAAGGCCAGGCACGGCAAACTGCGCATCTGCGAAGTGGCACTCAAAAACCACGAAGAAGTAGAAGAGCTCCACGAAGTCCTCGGCGAGTGGGACATCATTGCAAAAGTCGCGGTTCCGGACCTCGCTTCCCTAAAAGAATTCATCCAAAACAAGCTTCAAATCACGGAAGGCATTAAAGAAACAACAACACTTCTTTGCAACGACACATCTGAATTTGAATAGCAACCGCCACTCACGCAAAAAAAAGCAAGGGCAAGA
Coding sequences:
- the rplV gene encoding 50S ribosomal protein L22 gives rise to the protein MKNKYAFHGDLSSCARALGRDLPVSTKQAVELCRFLRGKPLSKAKAALERVRVREEAVPFTRFSEGAGHKPGVGMGKFPVKAAGALLKLLRQVESNAQQKGLSSELVVVHVCAHKAARPLRYGRHRGREMKRTHVEVVVKEAPGKKEKPRRQKSTSQAEKKPEGLKEKKTGAVQKKDDKKEGKGAGKEAKKESEKSQEESVKQ
- a CDS encoding 50S ribosomal protein L23; this translates as MSQNQKDAGAEGSQDAAVKKKKEEARIQHPLTTEKAMRLMESENTLVFVVDKSSTKQAIKEAIEDLFSVKVAKVNTVRDAKGRKRAFVKFAPEVQAIDLATRLGMM
- a CDS encoding 30S ribosomal protein S3; this translates as MIERKFVKQNIREFQVKEFIEETLSRAGLSQVKLQRTPLGEKIIVSASRPGLVVGRAGANIANLTAQLKKRFDFENPQIEIEEVENISLDANIIAEMIVNSLERFGTKRFKGIGHRAMTEVMNAGALGVEILISGKIPGARAKTWRFFTGHLKKCGEVARQGVRHAYK
- a CDS encoding aminopeptidase P family protein produces the protein MLTSFFKTASQKKAVLNPKKSLLVTSERRDSLNPPSKKTPVYNPDLSPMPLSTKTPAILRRASKNTNRLVIGSTETNTDLLYLAKTPIPSRALLLHTRQRTYLAVPRLEFERVKKSAPNNIRVLCTDDVSPSPEPLETTALRLLQRLRIRSVTIQHDAPAMVYLTLANAHVRVGLARHLFPERSKKNREEIAAMRHAGKAARQAIQNATRTIANAKIRRGVLQLKGSTLTSEDIKRNIRSTLFSLGCYATSIIVSCGSDTSHPHHEGSGPLKPNEPIIIDVYPRHSKTKYWADTTRTVVYGTPSPQLVAMHRAVLRAYQQGVAMLKPGTPTRAIDAAVRTVLEQEGFATSKTQGFIHSTGHGVGLDLHEAPFISPRSNERLSEGNVVTVEPGLYYHASGGVRIENTFLVTKNGAVNLTNTPTTLQRLPGNTLASKTF
- a CDS encoding 50S ribosomal protein L4, encoding MSMAQGRAGEIPLPRQFAEQVRPDLIRRAVLAAQANARQKYGAYDQAGKRHTTDLSKRRRHYRGSYGFGISRTPRKILSRSGTRFGWVGALAPNTVGGRRAHPPKPEKEWGQKVNVAERRKAIRSALAATVEKDVVEARGHRVPKGFPFGVEDRFEQVKTTKEAIAVLKNLGFGGDLERCVRKTRAGKGKLRGRRYAVAKSVLIVVSGPCPLVKAARNIPGVDVCAVHELNAQVLAPGAHPGRLTLFTKKALERLEKEGLFQGTASSLKARLLKALTGGATTRAGDDPGQQESRSRDAKPKRSVKKQGGTAKKLTREQGEVAGA
- a CDS encoding 50S ribosomal protein L3 is translated as MPKKHQPRFGSMQVWPRKRAKRATARVRSWPVEKFASDARPLGFPVYKAGMTHVMVTEQKKTSHLKGETLQVPVTVLECPPLKIFGVRGYVREGYGLRVAKEVLFRTDKLLDRRVEVKKGASVKDVEALDPASFAFFTILVHTQPKLTGFGKKTPDVAELRLGGGPAEQLAYIKEHLTTPLSVGEVFKEGDVVDAHAVTKGKGFQGPVKRFGIGLKHHKSEKGRRVPGSLGPWSGQGHIMYRVAQAGQTGFHTRTQFNNIIYKIADNPADVNPKGGFVGYGFVQGPYLLVRGSVQGPKKRLITLTHAQRTMQKKPEHVVVAVSVESQQGV
- a CDS encoding 30S ribosomal protein S19; its protein translation is MARKEFTYRGLTLQELQKLSFDEFVKLVPSRQRRSLQRGLSEQEKKLREKIRKRDNVRTHLRAMIILPEMVGKTVHVYNGKEFIPVRIQEEMIGHRLGEFALTRKTIKHSAPGVGATRSSAAISVR
- the msrA gene encoding peptide-methionine (S)-S-oxide reductase; the protein is MQQNTHNNTLIGRAPPFLTLLILSGILFLVFIAFAGKNQTQHRRVEPTTNKTALKAGVTATATFAGGCFWCMEPPFENLPGVISVTSGFAGGTTPNPSYKDVSSGKTGHVEAIQVTYDPTVVSYEKLLDVFWRQIDPTDPGGQFADRGAQYATAIFYHTEEQRKQAQKSKSAIQASGRFTKPVATRIEPYTTFYPAEEYHQDYYKKNPLRYKTYRYFSGRDNYLQKKWKNTTTPAAEPDNTPPKQGSNITPATYDTRHLSPLQYHVTQEDGTEPAFNNPYWNNKAEGIYVDIVSGEPLFSSTDKFDSGTGWPSFTKPIHEDAITTRKDFKLLLPRTEVRSKLANSHLGHVFNDGPAPTGKRYCINSAALRFIPKEKLKEEGYTTYLSLFTTNKTATTKTTQPNREQA
- a CDS encoding Lrp/AsnC family transcriptional regulator encodes the protein MIIAYILIKARHGKLRICEVALKNHEEVEELHEVLGEWDIIAKVAVPDLASLKEFIQNKLQITEGIKETTTLLCNDTSEFE
- the rpl2p gene encoding 50S ribosomal protein L2 (one of the primary rRNA-binding proteins; required for association of the 30S and 50S subunits to form the 70S ribosome, for tRNA binding and peptide bond formation), which produces MGKSLIQQKRGKGSPTYRRPSFRFKGAVGYFQGGKGVVTHLLKCQAHSAPLAAVQYEDKSYVLVVASEGVKVGDEVYIHEGDGSAPLADAAEQEAIFKAGNVLPLSLIPEGVPVHSIELRPGDGGKFCRSSGSSARIVTKSEGKIIIALPSKKRKVLDARCRAVLGVAAGGGRKDKPLLKAGAAFHKARAKNMKYPIIGGSSQNAVNHPFGNKRTSRKSHAKPAPANAPPGRKVGMIRPRRSGRKRGKQ